A stretch of Miscanthus floridulus cultivar M001 chromosome 13, ASM1932011v1, whole genome shotgun sequence DNA encodes these proteins:
- the LOC136500522 gene encoding protein DETOXIFICATION 33-like: MAVSGGGDEMMRESLLAAGNGNGNGSFSKGEEDLEEIRSVGSFLRHAAAENRKLWYLAGPAIFTSIAQYSLGAITLVFAGHLTTLELDAFSTENNVIAGLALGITLGMGSALETLCGQAYGAKQLHMLGVYLQRSWIILNAMAVLMLPLYLFATPILRLFHQDAEIADLAGRLALYMIPQLFAYAFNFPIQKFLQAQSKVMAMAAVSAVALVFHVALSWVLVGPMRMGLVGLAVALNASWWLVVLGQLAYILMGYCPGSWNGFDWLAFSDLFGFARLSLGSAVMLCLEFWFYMFLIVIVGNLENAQVAVAAVSICTNLFGWQIMVFFGFNAAISVRVSNELGAGRPRAAKLAILVVLMSSVAIGLAFFILILAFHDVYGAPFTESPEVVRAVASLGVVFAFSLLLNSVQPVLSGVAVGAGWQWLVAYVNLGCYYLVGIPVGYMIAFPLRGGVQGMWGGMLTGVGLQTLILVAITLRTNWDKEASEAHSRIQKWGGSSAAAAANVSDE, from the exons ATGGCGGTGAGCGGCGGAGGAGACGAGATGATGAGGGAGTCGTTGCTGGCTGCCGGCAACGGCAACGGGAACGGGAGCTTCAGCAAGGGCGAGGAGGACCTGGAGGAGATCCGGAGCGTGGGGTCGTTCCTGCGTCACGCGGCGGCGGAGAACCGGAAGCTCTGGTACCTGGCGGGCCCCGCCATCTTCACGTCCATCGCGCAGTACTCGCTCGGCGCCATCACCCTCGTCTTCGCCGGCCACCTCACCACGCTCGAGCTCGACGCCTTCTCCACCGAGAACAACGTCATCGCCGGCCTCGCCCTCGGCATCACG CTGGGGATGGGGAGCGCGCTGGAGACGCTGTGCGGGCAGGCGTACGGCGCGAAGCAGCTGCACATGCTGGGCGTGTACCTGCAGCGGTCGTGGATCATCCTCAACGCCATGGCCGTGCTCATGCTCCCGCTCTACCTCTTCGCCACCCCGATCCTGCGCCTCTTCCACCAGGACGCCGAGATCGCCGACCTCGCGGGCCGCCTGGCGCTCTACATGATCCCGCAGCTCTTCGCCTACGCCTTCAACTTCCCCATCCAGAAGTTCCTGCAGGCGCAGAGCAAGGTGATGGCCATGGCGGCCGTGTCGGCGGTCGCGCTGGTGTTCCACGTCGCGCTCAGCTGGGTCCTCGTCGGGCCCATGCGGATGGGGCTCGTCGGCCTCGCCGTCGCGCTCAACGCGTCCTGGTGGCTCGTCGTGCTGGGCCAGCTCGCCTACATCCTCATGGGCTACTGCCCCGGCTCCTGGAACGGATTCGACTGGCTCGCCTTCTCCGACCTCTTCGGCTTCGCGCGCCTCTCCCTCGGCTCCGCCGTCATGCTCTG CCTGGAGTTCTGGTTCTACATGTTCCTGATCGTCATCGTCGGCAACCTGGAGAACGCTCAGGTGGCCGTTGCCGCAGTCTCCATCTG CACGAACCTGTTCGGGTGGCAGATCATGGTGTTCTTCGGATTCAACGCGGCCATCAGCGTGCGGGTGTCGAACGAGTTGGGTGCCGGGCGTCCCCGCGCGGCCAAGTTGGCGATCCTGGTGGTGCTCATGTCGTCGGTGGCCATCGGGCTGGCCTTCTTCATCCTCATCCTGGCCTTCCACGACGTGTACGGCGCGCCGTTCACGGAGAGCCCCGAGGTGGTGCGCGCCGTGGCCAGCCTCGGCGTCGTCTTCGCCTTCTCGCTGCTGCTCAACAGCGTGCAGCCGGTGCTGTCGGGCGTCGCCGTCGGCGCCGGCTGGCAGTGGCTGGTGGCGTACGTCAACCTCGGTTGCTACTACCTCGTCGGCATCCCCGTCGGGTACATGATCGCCTTCCCGCTGCGCGGCGGGGTGCAGGGGATGTGGGGCGGCATGCTCACGGGGGTcggcctgcagacgctcatcctGGTCGCCATCACGCTGCGCACCAACTGGGACAAGGAGGCCAGCGAGGCGCACTCCAGGATACAGAAATGGGGTggatcgtcggcggcggcggcagccaatGTTTCAGATGAGTGA